Proteins from a single region of Candidatus Equadaptatus faecalis:
- the def gene encoding peptide deformylase: MFSLSILKICTYPDPVLRNENKPVKVFDDELRKIVADMFETMYAADGIGLAGPQIGLNKQIIVIDYQGEKYTLINPEIIKSEGSEVHEEGCLSFPRIYVKVPSPVSMTVVYKDEFGNEHTKQTEGFLTTVFSHEIDHLRGRMLIDRVSPLKRSFMKKKIEKESGK, translated from the coding sequence ATGTTTTCTTTGAGCATATTAAAAATATGTACCTATCCCGACCCTGTGCTCAGAAACGAAAATAAGCCGGTAAAGGTATTTGACGACGAGCTGCGCAAAATTGTTGCCGATATGTTCGAGACAATGTACGCGGCTGACGGAATAGGGCTTGCAGGACCTCAGATAGGGCTTAACAAACAGATAATAGTCATAGATTATCAGGGAGAGAAATATACGCTGATAAATCCCGAAATCATCAAATCAGAGGGTTCTGAGGTACACGAGGAAGGCTGCCTGAGTTTCCCGCGCATTTACGTTAAAGTGCCGTCGCCCGTCAGCATGACGGTTGTATATAAGGACGAGTTTGGAAACGAGCATACAAAGCAGACGGAAGGATTTTTGACTACCGTATTTTCTCACGAAATAGACCACTTGCGCGGCAGAATGCTTATAGACCGCGTTTCACCGCTTAAAAGAAGTTTTATGAAGAAAAAAATTGAGAAAGAAAGCGGTAAATAA